The proteins below are encoded in one region of Sphingobacterium sp. R2:
- a CDS encoding NAD(P)H-dependent oxidoreductase: MKKIVVINGHPDSDSFNEALAQSYIKSSLTNGADIRYVAIGALNFNPNLQFGYRQRMDLEPDLVKAFEDIQWSQHQVWIHPLWRMGMPAIMKGFIDRLFLPGLAFKSDKNGISTGLLSSKTARIITTSGDLSLDTYEEIYHSCGLVQLGKGILRYCGVSSIQSVFIGPLHHMDRFDRAKYLEYTASMAFNDINITSST; this comes from the coding sequence ATGAAGAAGATAGTAGTCATCAACGGACATCCCGATAGTGATAGTTTCAACGAAGCATTAGCGCAGTCATATATTAAATCTTCCTTAACAAATGGCGCTGATATACGTTACGTGGCCATAGGAGCATTAAATTTTAACCCCAATCTCCAGTTTGGTTATCGACAAAGGATGGACCTTGAACCAGATTTGGTAAAAGCATTCGAAGATATACAATGGAGCCAACACCAGGTTTGGATACATCCGCTGTGGCGGATGGGTATGCCTGCAATTATGAAGGGCTTTATCGACCGTTTATTTCTACCAGGATTAGCTTTTAAAAGTGATAAAAATGGGATTAGTACAGGTCTGCTAAGTTCAAAAACAGCAAGAATTATTACCACATCTGGCGATTTATCTTTGGATACTTATGAAGAAATTTACCATTCTTGTGGGCTGGTTCAATTGGGAAAAGGCATATTGAGATATTGTGGCGTGTCATCCATTCAAAGCGTATTTATAGGCCCATTACACCATATGGATAGATTTGATAGGGCAAAATACCTAGAATATACAGCCTCGATGGCTTTTAATGATATAAATATAACATCCTCAACTTAG
- a CDS encoding response regulator: MPKKIIRNLQIGVVLSLILLIASSVASYISIRNQMENRESFLKSKESISLIKDLLNILLDAETGNRGYQLTGRENFLEPFNKSRKEYPLLVAQESKFQLKDKQQMNTLSDLLRNSEAMMKGYVLLIENRKNGLLMTPEELIENKRTMDKCRMLVNEFVKHEEIQLAIKNEDLNTSSKWTVLFILFSAVAAIGVTIFVYIQLKSDILRRDKLEKDLFRTKEMLEETSAVAQVGGWEANMKTGKLFWSQSTREIHKIESNFQPNFENALGFYEGENEKRLRSLFERAVQQGISFDEELQLLRNDGITIWVRVKGIPEFEDEICKRVYGIIQDIDIFKKMFLEIKSKEAMMQSFATDVPIPLAMFDKVFNYVAVSSKWKEEFDIHDVNLLGKNLFSTSPDIPGDRTEIYRNALLGQTYNHEDFKLKVKGKEEIQHYDLKVGPWYLTNDEVGGIIISIQNITNAVKINDELKNAKAAADLASKAKSEFLANMSHEIRTPLNGVIGFSDLLLRTLLNETQMQYLNYINESGENLLGIINDILDFSKIESGKMELSIEKSNIYDMLSQVINVILYQSRKKNIELLLNVKPDLPKMLYFDEARLKQILINLLGNSVKFTEEGEIELKVEQLRIEDNMITLRFSVRDTGIGIPTEKQKYIFDAFTQENSSISKRYGGTGLGLTISNNILGYMGSHLSLISQMGSGSVFFFDIKVPYEIPEWEDEDDISIKTALIVDDNESNRIILEHMLAYKDIKSTLASNGMEALDIMLKGERFDVILMDYHMPIMSGVETIDKIKGLLNQRKETTQFILLSSSSDELDTYTSRKNTENMYLLMKPIKSNELYQIIKNINKDTAGENILDQAGAQLPLFGLPSEVLLVDDNPVNMALNNKIIRSFAPNVLLTEAVNGIQALEECKKKQFAVIIIDVQMPIMSGIDATRYIRMLPGYQDVPIIGLTAGSVQGERKRCIEYGMNDLLGKPIRQAELFEVLKKYIDED, translated from the coding sequence ATGCCGAAAAAAATTATTAGAAATCTTCAGATAGGTGTAGTGCTCTCATTGATACTGCTGATTGCGAGTTCCGTAGCATCTTATATCAGCATACGAAACCAGATGGAGAATAGAGAAAGCTTCTTAAAAAGTAAGGAATCTATAAGTTTGATAAAAGATCTTCTAAACATACTCTTAGATGCTGAGACAGGCAATCGGGGATATCAACTTACCGGTAGGGAAAATTTTCTGGAACCTTTTAATAAGAGCAGGAAGGAGTATCCGCTGCTCGTTGCTCAAGAAAGTAAATTTCAACTCAAAGATAAACAACAAATGAATACCTTAAGTGATCTGCTACGTAATTCAGAAGCAATGATGAAAGGTTATGTCTTACTGATTGAAAATCGTAAAAATGGGTTATTAATGACCCCAGAAGAACTGATAGAAAATAAGAGGACAATGGATAAATGCCGTATGCTCGTTAACGAATTTGTCAAACATGAGGAAATTCAGCTTGCTATAAAAAATGAAGATCTGAATACGTCTTCTAAATGGACTGTTCTATTTATCCTCTTTTCTGCAGTTGCAGCCATTGGTGTTACTATCTTCGTTTATATACAATTAAAGTCCGACATTTTACGCAGAGATAAGCTCGAAAAGGATCTTTTTCGTACCAAGGAAATGCTGGAGGAAACAAGTGCGGTTGCACAAGTTGGCGGCTGGGAGGCTAATATGAAAACTGGTAAGCTCTTCTGGTCTCAAAGTACGAGGGAAATTCACAAAATCGAAAGCAATTTCCAACCAAATTTTGAAAATGCTCTTGGATTTTATGAAGGAGAAAATGAAAAACGACTAAGATCTCTCTTTGAAAGGGCTGTACAACAAGGAATTTCTTTTGATGAAGAGCTTCAGCTTTTGCGTAATGACGGCATTACAATCTGGGTGAGAGTAAAGGGTATTCCTGAATTTGAAGATGAAATCTGCAAAAGGGTCTATGGAATTATCCAGGACATTGATATCTTTAAAAAAATGTTTTTGGAAATCAAGAGCAAAGAGGCTATGATGCAATCTTTCGCCACTGATGTCCCCATTCCTTTAGCTATGTTCGACAAAGTCTTTAACTATGTTGCTGTAAGTAGCAAATGGAAAGAGGAATTTGATATTCATGACGTGAATCTTCTCGGCAAAAATCTCTTCAGCACATCTCCGGATATTCCAGGAGATAGAACAGAAATCTACAGGAATGCATTGTTGGGACAAACTTACAATCATGAAGACTTTAAATTAAAGGTGAAAGGAAAGGAAGAAATTCAGCATTATGACCTTAAAGTGGGACCTTGGTATCTTACAAACGACGAAGTAGGCGGTATCATTATTTCCATACAGAATATTACTAATGCAGTGAAAATTAATGATGAGCTAAAAAATGCGAAAGCAGCCGCAGATCTTGCCAGCAAGGCAAAATCCGAATTTCTAGCCAACATGAGTCATGAAATTCGTACCCCTTTGAATGGGGTTATTGGTTTTTCTGACCTACTCTTGAGAACACTACTCAATGAAACACAGATGCAATATCTGAATTATATCAATGAGTCCGGTGAAAATCTGCTTGGAATTATCAATGATATCTTGGATTTTTCTAAAATAGAATCCGGAAAAATGGAGCTCTCAATCGAAAAAAGCAATATTTACGATATGCTAAGCCAAGTTATAAATGTTATACTTTATCAATCGCGCAAAAAAAATATCGAGCTCTTGCTGAATGTTAAACCAGATTTACCAAAAATGTTATACTTTGATGAAGCAAGGTTAAAGCAAATCTTAATCAACCTTTTGGGTAATTCGGTTAAATTCACGGAAGAGGGAGAGATTGAATTAAAGGTAGAACAGTTACGCATAGAAGATAATATGATCACTTTACGCTTTTCAGTAAGAGATACCGGGATTGGAATTCCTACTGAGAAACAGAAATATATTTTTGATGCTTTTACCCAAGAAAACAGTTCAATTAGCAAAAGATATGGAGGCACAGGGCTCGGGCTAACCATCTCCAACAATATTTTGGGATATATGGGAAGTCATTTATCCCTAATCAGCCAAATGGGAAGCGGTTCAGTGTTTTTCTTCGATATCAAGGTTCCCTATGAAATTCCCGAATGGGAAGATGAGGATGATATATCTATTAAAACGGCTCTAATCGTTGATGATAATGAATCCAACAGAATCATTCTAGAACACATGCTCGCCTATAAAGATATCAAGTCTACCCTGGCTTCTAATGGAATGGAAGCGTTAGATATCATGTTGAAAGGTGAGCGGTTCGACGTGATCCTGATGGATTATCATATGCCTATAATGTCGGGAGTAGAAACAATCGATAAAATAAAAGGACTATTAAATCAGCGCAAAGAGACTACCCAATTTATACTACTCTCTTCTTCCTCCGACGAACTGGATACGTATACATCACGTAAAAATACTGAAAATATGTATCTTTTGATGAAGCCTATAAAATCCAATGAATTATACCAAATAATTAAAAACATTAACAAAGATACTGCAGGAGAAAACATACTGGACCAAGCTGGAGCACAACTACCGTTATTTGGTCTACCATCGGAAGTACTATTGGTTGATGATAACCCTGTGAATATGGCCCTGAATAATAAGATAATCAGATCCTTTGCTCCTAATGTGCTACTTACAGAAGCTGTTAATGGTATTCAGGCATTGGAAGAATGTAAGAAGAAGCAGTTCGCAGTTATTATTATTGATGTACAGATGCCAATAATGAGTGGTATTGATGCGACCCGATATATTAGGATGTTGCCGGGTTATCAAGATGTACCTATCATAGGCCTAACTGCCGGCAGTGTACAGGGAGAAAGAAAAAGATGCATTGAATACGGAATGAATGACCTTCTTGGCAAACCTATACGACAGGCTGAACTTTTTGAAGTACTTAAGAAATATATAGATGAGGACTAA
- a CDS encoding alpha/beta hydrolase family protein — MTIPFSIVLLSLLIMTYHTPFSNVGERQVTYTDYSRGRTLRSQMWYPTADTTIKDTQLPFVLPPTVKDAEFIQKKYPLVVLSHGTGGNRYSLSWLAIELAKNGYFVIAPDHWGNTLDNKIPENFVRYWDRPLDMSFLISSLLKDPVYHRYIDSNKIAGIGFSLGGYTTLALAGVKIDCDKLKINASKAENRNQFVVPELGDLQELIQEIPCNQVPGNLKDSRFKVNIALSPALGLVIMEEKQSKKSSVLIIGAADDSIAPLASNALKYSQVMKGSKYSILPVKTGHYVFLNEGKSFLVNEEPTFYCDHKTIDRRAVHRQVAAEIKSFLWEHLK; from the coding sequence ATGACTATTCCATTTAGTATTGTTTTGTTAAGTCTTCTTATAATGACTTATCATACGCCTTTTTCAAACGTAGGAGAGCGGCAAGTTACTTATACTGATTATTCCCGAGGACGAACTTTGAGATCCCAAATGTGGTATCCAACTGCGGATACAACTATTAAAGATACGCAACTACCATTCGTTTTACCACCTACAGTAAAAGATGCAGAATTTATACAAAAGAAATATCCATTGGTTGTACTTTCTCATGGTACAGGCGGAAATCGATATAGCTTATCATGGTTGGCGATTGAATTAGCAAAGAACGGATATTTTGTGATAGCTCCCGATCATTGGGGAAATACGCTCGATAATAAAATTCCAGAGAACTTCGTGCGTTATTGGGATAGGCCGCTCGATATGAGTTTTCTAATTTCATCACTGCTTAAAGATCCTGTTTATCATCGTTACATAGACAGTAATAAGATAGCGGGAATCGGATTTTCGTTGGGAGGCTACACCACTTTAGCACTTGCTGGGGTTAAAATAGATTGTGATAAACTCAAGATAAATGCATCTAAAGCGGAAAATCGCAACCAATTTGTTGTTCCTGAACTGGGAGATCTTCAAGAACTTATACAGGAAATCCCATGCAACCAAGTGCCAGGAAATTTAAAAGATAGTCGATTTAAAGTTAACATAGCTTTATCACCAGCTTTGGGACTGGTGATTATGGAAGAAAAACAAAGCAAAAAATCTTCTGTTTTAATCATCGGAGCTGCAGATGATTCCATTGCTCCACTAGCATCAAATGCGCTTAAATATAGCCAAGTTATGAAAGGCTCAAAATATAGCATACTACCTGTTAAAACGGGTCATTATGTTTTTTTAAACGAAGGAAAATCGTTTTTAGTTAATGAAGAACCGACTTTTTACTGCGATCATAAGACTATTGACAGAAGAGCGGTTCATCGTCAAGTGGCTGCAGAAATAAAAAGTTTCCTTTGGGAGCATCTGAAGTAA
- a CDS encoding SMP-30/gluconolactonase/LRE family protein, whose product MKLISRDFKFTEGPAVDRGGNIYFTDQPNNKIWRYCTNGHLSVFKDSSGRANGLYFNHLNQLLSCSDEKNEIWSINMDGKVTVLLSDVDGRKLNGPNDLWVDQKGGIYFTDPYYQRDYWDRKKPEIVGQKVYYLPFGKGTKPIVVADDLTKPNGIVGSADGRYLYVADIERNKTYRYMIDAEGKLSGQTAVIEQGSDGLTLDNEGNIYLTGRGVSIYSPRGELIGHIEINEPWTSNVCFGGKDRTDLFITASTAIYCIPIHTRGVKLNDTTALN is encoded by the coding sequence TTGAAATTAATATCTCGGGATTTTAAATTTACAGAAGGTCCCGCCGTGGATCGAGGTGGCAATATTTATTTTACTGACCAGCCAAATAACAAAATCTGGAGATACTGCACAAACGGTCATCTTTCGGTGTTTAAAGATTCTTCAGGCCGTGCAAATGGACTGTACTTTAATCATTTGAATCAACTACTTTCATGTTCGGATGAGAAAAACGAAATTTGGTCGATAAACATGGATGGCAAAGTTACGGTGCTGCTATCAGATGTCGATGGAAGAAAATTGAATGGCCCAAATGACCTATGGGTGGATCAAAAAGGAGGTATTTATTTTACAGATCCCTATTATCAGCGTGATTATTGGGATAGAAAGAAACCAGAGATAGTGGGGCAAAAAGTATACTACCTTCCTTTCGGAAAAGGAACGAAGCCAATTGTGGTGGCTGATGATCTAACTAAGCCAAACGGGATAGTTGGTTCGGCTGATGGAAGATATCTATATGTAGCAGACATTGAACGAAATAAAACGTATCGGTATATGATTGATGCTGAGGGTAAATTAAGTGGGCAGACAGCGGTCATAGAGCAGGGCTCTGATGGACTTACCCTAGACAACGAAGGAAATATTTACCTTACTGGAAGAGGTGTTTCTATCTATAGCCCGAGAGGTGAATTGATTGGACACATTGAGATTAATGAACCTTGGACATCGAACGTGTGTTTCGGAGGAAAAGATAGGACTGATCTATTTATTACCGCATCAACTGCAATATATTGTATTCCAATTCACACAAGAGGAGTTAAATTAAATGACACCACTGCCCTAAATTAG
- a CDS encoding response regulator, protein MEAKRIMICDDDEGILEVLELYLELEGYVVVTVANSTLLIEQIEMHSPDLLLLDLWMPLLSGDQALKIIRENDKIKDLPVIVLSASVDGATIAIDNGADGFIAKPFDLDNIKKNIDSVMNRQ, encoded by the coding sequence ATGGAAGCTAAACGAATAATGATTTGTGACGATGACGAGGGAATACTTGAAGTTCTCGAGCTATATTTAGAATTGGAAGGTTACGTTGTCGTAACTGTCGCCAATAGCACTTTATTGATTGAGCAGATAGAAATGCATTCACCAGATTTGCTCCTACTCGACCTTTGGATGCCTTTGTTGTCTGGAGATCAGGCGCTAAAGATAATTCGTGAAAACGATAAAATAAAGGATTTGCCTGTTATAGTGCTTTCCGCTAGCGTTGATGGCGCCACCATTGCCATTGATAATGGAGCGGATGGCTTTATAGCAAAACCTTTTGATCTAGACAACATTAAGAAGAATATTGATAGCGTGATGAACAGGCAATAG
- a CDS encoding SDR family oxidoreductase, which translates to MSQFKNPHTKYPIPPFPKQKQQVPGTETSMKPQADHGEKSYVGSGKLNGAKAVITGADSGIGRAIAIAYAREGADLVISYGYDIEDEDAKETARLVREAGRKVILYKGDLRNENYCNQLIDCALSELGGIDILVNNAAYQMAHKTLDALTAEEWNRTFETNIRSMFYLSKAAVPHMQPGSSIINTASVNSYHPSAVLLDYAATKGAIQNFTANLAQMLLQQDRGIRVNAVAPGPVWTPLIPSTMPEPQNFGKETPIKRPAQPAEIAPAYVFLASEDSSYIAGATLAITGGKIAI; encoded by the coding sequence ATGTCACAGTTTAAAAATCCACACACAAAATATCCTATACCACCTTTCCCAAAACAAAAACAGCAAGTTCCTGGAACGGAAACTTCCATGAAACCACAAGCTGATCATGGTGAGAAAAGTTATGTTGGCAGTGGTAAGCTTAACGGTGCGAAAGCTGTTATTACAGGTGCAGATTCAGGTATTGGCCGAGCCATTGCGATCGCTTATGCGCGCGAAGGTGCAGATTTGGTAATCAGCTACGGCTATGATATCGAAGATGAAGATGCAAAAGAAACTGCTCGCCTCGTAAGAGAGGCAGGCCGTAAAGTTATATTATATAAAGGAGATCTCCGTAACGAAAACTATTGTAACCAACTAATAGATTGTGCATTATCTGAACTCGGAGGCATAGATATCTTAGTTAACAACGCTGCTTACCAAATGGCGCATAAGACACTCGACGCGTTGACAGCAGAGGAATGGAATCGTACTTTCGAAACTAATATAAGAAGTATGTTCTATCTATCAAAAGCAGCAGTACCTCACATGCAACCTGGAAGCTCAATCATAAATACAGCCTCCGTTAACTCGTATCATCCGAGTGCCGTTCTTTTAGACTATGCGGCAACTAAGGGAGCTATACAAAATTTTACAGCGAATCTCGCGCAAATGCTTCTACAACAGGATAGAGGTATTCGCGTAAATGCTGTAGCTCCCGGACCCGTATGGACGCCGTTAATACCCTCGACTATGCCGGAACCACAAAATTTTGGCAAGGAAACCCCAATCAAACGACCAGCACAACCGGCAGAGATTGCCCCAGCATATGTTTTTTTAGCTTCCGAAGATAGCAGTTACATAG